The following proteins come from a genomic window of Diprion similis isolate iyDipSimi1 chromosome 8, iyDipSimi1.1, whole genome shotgun sequence:
- the LOC124409721 gene encoding esterase E4-like, whose amino-acid sequence MRVLAGTLLIAMAGIALGDQIGGQEGQEAEVAAPIGRIRGRFMESRLGRRFFAARGVRYGEAPIGEHRFKQAVPAKPWTTVFDATEEGPACFQPGASLPSEDCLRLNVYTPKLPTAQNSDAKKPVLVFFHAGGFYVGSAQSDLYGPEHLMDQDIVLVTVNYRLMSLGFISTGDAEAPGNLGLKDQVEALRWVKKNIESFGGDSGNVVIAGYSAGAWSVSLHLVSPMTKGLFHRAIAMSGSAAGQKPLGRHQKDLAEKQARLLGCPTNTSRAIMACLRTKSAQEFVDSFQKMFEWRYNPVLLWSPVVEPHVPGVERYLTDEPVKLILQGKFHQVPLITGITKDEFGGNVVYWVETERKGNESLFTELNDNWETLAPIIFQYERTTSRSKDISRDFKSFYFKDQPVSLETVDGVAQLYADGLIGFSVHLLAKLIAAVSTQPVYYYEFTYQGRYSHHVWSDTKKPYGVVHHDDLLYLFNVKRFFPYFNTDDPEYSMVRRLTSMWTSFAKCGNPIPRDVGGFENVTWDAFTPQNKKYLNIGDNLTMSTDLYAARMNEWEKLFPLPSVNKPGKNVKH is encoded by the exons ATGAGAGTCCTCGCAGGCACGTTGCTCATCGCCATGGCTGGTATCGCCCTCGGCGACCAGATCGGAGGGCAGGAAGGACAGGAAGCAGAAGTAGCCGCGCCGATCGGTAGGATCCGCGGTAGATTTATGGAATCTCGTTTGGGAAGGCGATTTTTCGCGGCTCGTGGTGTCCGATACGGTGAGGCCCCGATTGGCGAACATCGATTCAAG CAAGCCGTCCCGGCAAAACCTTGGACGACTGTTTTCGACGCCACCGAAGAAGGACCAGCATGCTTCCAACCCGGAGCATCTTTACCGTCAGAAGATTGCCTTCGACTGAATGTCTATACCCCTAAG CTACCGACCGCTCAGAACTCCGATGCGAAGAAACCGGTCCTGGTCTTCTTTCACGCTGGAGGATTCTACGTAGGTTCCGCCCAAAGCGACCTTTACGGACCGGAGCACCTTATGGACCAGGACATTGTCCTGGTCACCGTCAACTACCGACTGATGTCTCTAG GGTTCATAAGCACCGGAGACGCGGAAGCCCCAGGAAACTTGGGCCTCAAGGACCAAGTTGAAGCGCTTcgatgggtaaaaaaaaatatcgagtcGTTCGGCGGTGATTCGGGCAACGTGGTGATAGCCGGATACAGTGCTGGAGCCTGGAGTGTTTCTCTGCATCTGGTCTCCCCGATGACCAAAGGCCTTTTCCATCGAGCTATCGCGATGAGCGGGTCGGCAGCCGGCCAGAAACCACTTGGCAGACATCAGAAAGATCTAGCTGAAAAACAGGCTCGCTTGCTGGGCTGTCCGACGAACACTTCGCGAGCCATAATGGCCTGTCTGAGGACTAAATCGGCTCAAGAGTTTGTGGACTCTTTCCAGAAGATGTTT GAATGGCGATACAATCCTGTTCTTCTCTGGAGCCCAGTCGTCGAACCCCACGTTCCGGGCGTCGAACGCTACCTGACTGATGAACCAGTGAAACTGATCCTTCAGGGAAAGTTTCACCAAGTTCCTCTGATCACCGGTATCACCAAGGACGAATTCGGGGGAAATGTTGTCT ACTGGGTTGAGACTGAGAGAAAGGGAAATGAATCACTATTCACCGAGCTCAACGATAACTGGGAAACTCTGGCTCCGATCATCTTCCAGTACGAACGGACTACGTCTCGCTCCAAAGACATCAGCAGGGACTTCAAATCGTTCTACTTCAAGGACCAGCCGGTGTCATTGGAAACGGTGGACGGTGTTGCCCAG CTCTATGCCGATGGGCTGATCGGGTTCTCCGTTCATCTATTGGCCAAGTTGATCGCCGCGGTTTCTACACAACCGGTCTATTACTACGAGTTCACGTACCAAGGTCGCTACAGTCATCATGTCTGGTCTGATACGAAAAAACCATACG GTGTTGTTCACCACGACGATCTGCTGTACTTGTTCAATGTGAAAAGATTCTTCCCCTACTTCAATACCGACGACCCTGAGTACTCGATGGTAAGACGGCTGACCTCGATGTGGACATCTTTTGCTAAATGCGGAAATCCGATTCCAAGAGATGTTGGGGGATTTGAAAATGTTACCTGGGACGCGTTCACACCGCAAAACAAAAAGTACTTGAATATTGGAGATAATCTCACAATGAGCACCGATTTGTACGCCGCGCGCATGAATGAgtgggaaaaacttttcccaTTGCCGTCCGTGAATAAGCCCGGAAAGAACGTCAAGCATTGA